The Sedimentisphaera salicampi genome includes a region encoding these proteins:
- a CDS encoding UDP-N-acetylmuramoyl-tripeptide--D-alanyl-D-alanine ligase — MMFSFSELADIVGDRTSRRVNEIQIRRFCIDSRKITSGDCFIAIKGEHFDANRFAEEALSKGASAAVLDNPETARKLREKKHNIILAENSTAALGKIASAWRDRINAKVIAVTGSAGKTTTREMLKTILSQYRKTSGAEKSFNNQIGLPISILNAEKDDEFLVLEAGTNAVGEIEKLSRIARPDIAIITCVLPAHIEGFGSLENIAREKASIIEGLKPNGMLICKSQKELIDALRGDAANIQFFSLNNPLVGRENDIESFEINYKGSKITISGTQFQIPLPGKGNLENFIAARLAAVRCGLSDEQIKKAAGKLKTEGGRLEIIHCRQSSVINDCYNSNPGSLANAAEVLAAQRQAVKIAVAGDMKELGESSEQLHIQAGRKLRDSGADKLFAFGDFAECMLEGFGADAGMAFEDYDALERSLLEELRGNEALLIKGSRSMRLERLIEPVISRIENINSYSKG; from the coding sequence ATGATGTTCTCGTTTAGTGAACTGGCAGATATAGTTGGAGACAGAACTTCGAGAAGGGTGAATGAAATCCAGATTCGCCGCTTCTGCATTGATTCACGAAAAATCACTTCCGGCGACTGCTTCATCGCAATAAAAGGCGAACATTTCGATGCAAACCGCTTCGCAGAAGAGGCCCTCAGCAAAGGCGCATCTGCGGCTGTATTAGATAATCCCGAAACCGCACGCAAACTGAGAGAGAAAAAGCACAATATAATCCTTGCAGAAAACTCAACTGCTGCTCTGGGGAAAATCGCCTCGGCTTGGCGCGACAGGATAAACGCAAAGGTAATCGCTGTTACAGGCTCTGCGGGCAAAACCACCACCCGCGAGATGCTAAAGACAATCCTCTCGCAATACCGCAAAACAAGCGGAGCAGAGAAAAGCTTCAACAACCAGATCGGCCTTCCGATAAGCATACTTAATGCAGAGAAAGATGATGAATTCCTCGTTCTCGAGGCAGGCACGAACGCTGTGGGGGAGATAGAAAAGCTTTCCAGAATCGCAAGGCCGGATATAGCAATTATCACGTGTGTTCTGCCCGCACATATTGAAGGATTCGGATCTCTGGAAAACATTGCCAGAGAGAAGGCTTCTATAATTGAAGGGCTCAAACCAAACGGGATGTTAATCTGCAAGAGTCAGAAAGAGCTAATCGATGCCCTGCGCGGTGATGCAGCAAACATACAATTCTTTTCGCTGAATAACCCCCTTGTCGGCAGAGAAAATGATATAGAAAGCTTTGAAATAAATTATAAGGGCTCTAAAATAACAATCAGCGGAACTCAGTTCCAAATTCCGCTGCCGGGAAAAGGCAATCTCGAGAATTTTATAGCCGCCCGCCTTGCTGCAGTCCGTTGCGGGCTAAGCGATGAACAAATTAAAAAAGCCGCAGGGAAACTGAAAACCGAAGGCGGAAGGCTCGAGATTATCCACTGCAGGCAGTCATCAGTAATCAACGACTGCTACAATTCGAACCCGGGCTCACTTGCTAATGCAGCAGAAGTTCTTGCGGCGCAGAGGCAGGCGGTTAAGATTGCTGTTGCAGGCGATATGAAGGAGCTGGGAGAAAGCTCAGAGCAGCTTCATATTCAGGCAGGCAGGAAGCTCAGAGATTCCGGTGCAGACAAGCTTTTTGCCTTCGGCGATTTTGCTGAATGTATGCTTGAGGGATTCGGGGCAGATGCCGGGATGGCTTTTGAGGATTACGATGCCCTTGAGAGAAGTCTTCTGGAGGAGCTGAGAGGAAACGAAGCTCTGCTTATAAAAGGCTCGCGATCAATGCGGCTCGAGAGACTGATAGAGCCTGTAATAAGCAGAATTGAAAATATAAACTCATATTCAAAGGGTTAG
- a CDS encoding UDP-N-acetylmuramoyl-L-alanyl-D-glutamate--2,6-diaminopimelate ligase — protein sequence MDLSPAIKYLASSAKLRVTSDSREVQEGDLFVAVKGVKADGHNYISQAARNGAGFIVYQNGNLPANLPALKTENSREALGILSNFACGNPSEKLCCLAVTGTNGKTTVASLTKQLLEQAGIKTGLIGTVWNDLCGSEGKSHAFMTTPPAETLSRMLQITAENGGKAVCIEASSHALDQERLAGINIKAAAFTNLSGEHLDYHKTLDNYFAAKKKLFHHTPPISSGVINLDSPEGRELAEELECGMIGYSLKNSNEGVLAAKEIKISPSSTSYLLCWEGREFTVETQLAGKFNISNQLAAAGLALSAGLDLGQIAEGLKKCRPPKGRLERVPNERGPNVFVDYAHTDDALENVLQTLRPITEGRLITVFGCGGCRDETKRPRMAKVSEKYSDISIITNDNPRKEDPETILDQISEGFSSLEHVLRLSDRKIAIEKAISLARPEDTVIIAGKGHEEYQENAEGRRDFSDKKTAENIMER from the coding sequence ATGGACTTATCGCCTGCAATAAAATATCTCGCTTCAAGCGCCAAACTCAGGGTAACAAGCGATTCCCGTGAGGTGCAGGAGGGAGATTTATTTGTTGCAGTTAAGGGCGTTAAGGCAGACGGACATAATTACATCTCTCAGGCAGCCCGAAATGGGGCAGGCTTTATTGTTTATCAAAACGGGAATCTACCCGCTAACCTTCCCGCACTGAAAACAGAGAATTCTCGTGAGGCTCTTGGAATCCTTTCCAACTTTGCCTGCGGAAACCCCTCGGAAAAACTGTGCTGCCTCGCTGTTACCGGCACTAACGGAAAAACAACCGTTGCCTCGCTTACCAAACAGCTCTTGGAGCAAGCTGGAATAAAGACCGGACTGATTGGAACGGTATGGAACGACTTATGCGGGAGCGAGGGGAAAAGCCATGCGTTTATGACCACCCCTCCTGCCGAGACTTTATCCCGGATGCTGCAAATAACAGCAGAAAACGGGGGTAAAGCAGTTTGCATTGAAGCAAGCAGCCATGCCCTCGACCAGGAAAGACTTGCCGGCATAAATATCAAAGCCGCTGCTTTCACCAACCTCTCCGGCGAACATTTAGACTATCACAAAACCCTTGATAATTATTTCGCGGCCAAGAAAAAGCTCTTCCACCACACTCCGCCAATTTCCAGCGGAGTAATAAATCTCGACTCTCCGGAAGGCAGGGAGCTTGCAGAAGAATTGGAGTGCGGAATGATAGGGTATTCGCTGAAAAACAGCAATGAAGGGGTTTTAGCGGCAAAAGAAATAAAAATTTCGCCCTCTTCCACCAGTTACCTGCTCTGCTGGGAAGGCAGGGAATTTACCGTGGAAACGCAGTTAGCAGGCAAGTTCAATATAAGCAATCAGCTCGCCGCTGCGGGGTTAGCTCTGTCTGCGGGGCTGGATTTAGGGCAAATAGCTGAAGGGCTGAAAAAATGCAGGCCGCCGAAGGGCAGGCTCGAGAGAGTGCCCAATGAGAGAGGGCCGAACGTGTTCGTGGATTATGCCCATACCGATGACGCTCTGGAAAACGTGCTTCAAACACTTCGCCCAATCACTGAAGGCAGGCTGATTACCGTTTTCGGCTGCGGGGGCTGCAGGGACGAAACCAAAAGGCCTCGTATGGCGAAGGTTAGCGAGAAGTATTCGGATATATCGATTATTACAAACGATAATCCGCGAAAAGAAGATCCCGAGACAATACTCGATCAAATCAGCGAAGGGTTTTCCTCGCTTGAACACGTTTTAAGGCTGTCAGACAGAAAAATTGCGATTGAAAAGGCAATCAGCCTTGCCCGTCCGGAAGATACTGTGATTATAGCGGGCAAGGGACACGAGGAATATCAGGAAAACGCCGAAGGCAGGCGGGATTTCAGCGACAAAAAAACAGCAGAAAATATTATGGAAAGATGA
- a CDS encoding division/cell wall cluster transcriptional repressor MraZ — protein MAFLSGEYDHKIDPESNRVSLKVELKKMLSDTGFTGTYYLTLGERGVLCLYPEKVYEHFVFKGAPKTEGGEVKDDQIVAYERMNFGFATRCEFDKQGRLLIPQRIRRRAVLGTDIVIVGVNDHLEIWDPDRWEAYAEQMLPVHNQQHGGARKAAFEEALSRNL, from the coding sequence TTGGCTTTTTTATCCGGAGAATACGATCATAAGATAGATCCCGAATCCAACAGGGTCAGCCTGAAGGTTGAGCTCAAGAAGATGCTCAGCGATACCGGCTTCACCGGGACCTACTACCTTACCCTCGGAGAGCGGGGGGTTCTCTGCCTCTATCCTGAAAAGGTTTACGAGCATTTCGTTTTCAAAGGCGCTCCCAAAACTGAAGGGGGCGAGGTGAAAGACGATCAGATCGTAGCCTATGAGAGGATGAATTTCGGTTTTGCCACAAGGTGCGAGTTCGATAAACAGGGACGTTTGCTTATCCCCCAGAGGATAAGGCGAAGAGCAGTGCTGGGAACGGATATAGTGATTGTGGGTGTGAACGATCATCTCGAAATATGGGATCCGGACAGATGGGAAGCCTATGCAGAGCAGATGCTTCCGGTTCACAATCAGCAGCACGGAGGCGCAAGGAAAGCCGCCTTCGAGGAAGCTTTGTCCAGAAATTTGTGA